One Brassica napus cultivar Da-Ae chromosome C4, Da-Ae, whole genome shotgun sequence genomic region harbors:
- the BNACNNG76420D gene encoding UDP-xylose transporter 1, producing the protein MGEMKSMQMGVIGALFLSVASSVSIVICNKALMTNLGFPFATTLTSWHLMVTYCTLHVAYRLNFFENKPIDTKTVVLFGLLNGISIGLLNLSLGFNSIGFYQMTKLAIIPFTVLLETLFLNKKFSQKIKFSLFLLLVGVGIASITDLQLNFVGSVLSLLAIATTCVGQILTNTIQKKLNVTSTQLLYQSAPFQAAILFVSGPFVDKYLTSLNVFSFQYSPIVVGFITLSCLIAVSVNFSTFLVIGKTSPVTYQVLGHLKTCLVLAFGYTLLHDPFTPRNIAGILIAVLGMLLYSYFCSVASKSKQGSSESAFIGKDRDTTPLLSQEKENHEAKKLDKHSAV; encoded by the exons ATGGGAGAGATGAAGAGTATGCAAATGGGTGTGATTGGAGCATTGTTTCTATCGGTTGCATCTTCTGTCTCCATTGTCATTTGCAACAAAGCTTTGATGACCAATCTTGGATTCCCTTTTG CAACAACACTAACAAGTTGGCATTTGATGGTAACATATTGCACACTTCATGTGGCATATAGACTGAACTTCTTTGAGAATAAACCAATAGACACGAAAACTGTTGTTCTCTTCGGCCTCCTCAATGGCATCTCCATTGGtcttctcaatctcagccttgGCTTCAATTCCATCGGCTTCTATcaa ATGACCAAACTTGCTATCATACCATTTACTGTTCTATTAGAAACTCTCTTCCTCAACAAGAAGTTTAG CCAAAAGATaaaattctctttatttttgttgCTGGTTGGTGTTGGAATAGCATCAATAACAGATCTTCAGCTCAACTTTGTTGGTTCTGTTCTGTCTCTCCTTGCCATCGCAACAACTTGCGTCGGCCAAATT CTAACAAACACAATCCAGAAGAAACTGAACGTGACTTCAACACAACTCCTTTACCAATCAGCCCCGTTTCAAGCCGCTATACTCTTCGTCTCTGGCCCCTTTGTCGACAAATACCTCACTAGCCTCAATGTCTTCTCCTTCCAGTACTCTCCTATCGTCGTG GGGTTCATAACGTTGTCTTGTTTGATAGCGGTTTCGGTTAACTTCAGCACGTTTTTAGTTATTGGAAAGACTTCTCCGGTGACGTACCAAGTCTTGGGGCATCTGAAAACGTGTTTGGTGCTCGCGTTTGGTTACACTCTCCTCCATGATCCTTTTACTCCTCGTAACATCGCAGGAATCCTCATCGCTGTCCTTGGCATGCTTCTCTACTCCTACTTCTGCTCTGTTGCTTCTAAATCCAAACAAGGCTCCTCCGAATCCGCTTTTATT gGGAAAGACAGGGATACGACGCCGCTTTTGAGCCAAGAAAAAGAGAATCATGAAGCCAAGAAACTAGACAAGCATTCTGCAGTGTGA
- the LOC106390720 gene encoding uncharacterized protein LOC106390720 → MGTMHRSGLAPRRTNENAKVIITTILGIVFGTFIGISLPSLSFKINLPSALISSLDVALSDGKLLSARDDKSPEHFGSRKFPQIYVPTNPRGAELLPPGIVVAKTDLYLRRLWGEPNEDLKKKPKYLVTFTVGFEQRNHINSVVKKFSEDFQILLFHYDGRTTEWDQFEWSKSAIHISTRKQTKWWYAKRFLHPDVVSAYEYIFIWDEDLGVEHFNADKYIQLVKKHGLEISQPGLEPNNGLTWEMTKRRGDREVHKDTKEKAGWCSDPHLPPCAAFVEIMAPVFSREAWRCVWHMIQNDLVHGWGLDFALRRCVEPAHEKIGVVDSQWIIHKVIPSLGSQGKSENGKAPWQGVRERCKKEWTMFQNRLADADKEYLGRMVKG, encoded by the exons ATGGGAACAATGCACCGAAG TGGTTTAGCTCCTCGAAGAACAAACGAAAACGCAAAAGTTATTATCACAACAATACTGGGAATCGTCTTTGGCACTTTTATTGGCATCTCATTACCTTCTCTTTCTTTCAAG ATTAACTTACCTTCGGCTCTTATATCATCTCTTGATGTCGCCTTGTCTGATGGCAAACTGTTATCAGCTCGTGACGACAAATCTCCTGAACATTTCGGTTCTAGAAAATTTCCTCAG ATATATGTTCCCACCAACCCGCGTGGTGCAGAACTACTACCTCCAGGGATTGTTGTTGCTAAAACTGATCTCTACTTGCGCAGATTATGGGGTGAACCTAATGAA GatttgaagaagaagccaaaatATCTTGTGACATTTACTGTTGGGTTTGAGCAGAGGAACCATATTAATTCAGTTGTTAAGAAG TTTTCTGAAGATTTCCAGATTTTGCTTTTCCACTATGATGGCCGGACAACGGAGTGGGACCAGTTTGAGTGGTCGAAGAGTGCGATTCATATTAGTACAAGAAAGCAAACAAAATG GTGGTATGCGAAGAGGTTCTTGCATCCTGATGTTGTTTCGGCTTACGAGTACATTTTCATATGGGATGAAGATCTTGGTGTGGAGCACTTCAATGCTGATAA GTATATTCAGTTAGTTAAGAAGCATGGTTTAGAGATTTCTCAGCCAGGTCTAGAGCCCAACAATGGACTTACATGGGAAATGACAAAGAGGCGAGGTGACCGAGAGGTTCACAA AGATACTAAAGAGAAAGCAGGATGGTGTAGTGACCCACATTTACCTCCTTGCGCTGC GTTTGTAGAAATAATGGCGCCTGTGTTTTCTCGAGAAGCATGGCGATGTGTGTGGCATATGATTCAG AATGATCTGGTTCATGGATGGGGTCTAGACTTTGCTCTCAGAAGATGCGTTGAA CCTGCTCATGAAAAGATTGGCGTTGTAGATTCGCAATGGATTATTCATAAAGTGATACCTTCGCTTGGAAGTCAAGGTAAGTCAGAGAATGGGAAAGCCCCATGGCAAGGAGTGAGAGAGAGATGCAAAAAGGAGTGGACTATGTTTCAGAACCGATTAGCAGATGCTGATAAAGAGTACCTTGGGAGGATGGTCAAAGGATAg
- the LOC106396898 gene encoding cytokinin riboside 5'-monophosphate phosphoribohydrolase LOG1, with protein sequence MYKEHSHQHTTRKRFFFQYIKNKTVYWKEKKDKEMEVEPKFKKICVFCGSSAGNKTSYRDAAIELGAELVSKNIDLVYGGGSIGLMGLISQAVYNGGRHVIGVIPKTLMPKEITGETVGEVKAVADMHQRKAEMAKHSDAFIALPGGYGTLEELLEVITWAQLGIHDKPVGLLNVEGYYNSLLSFIDKAVEEGFITPTARHIIVSAPSAKDLVKKLEEYVPRHEKVASKKSWEMEQIGQSPTCQISR encoded by the exons ATGTACAAAGAACATTCACACCAACACACAACGAGAAAGAGATTCTTCtttcaatatattaaaaacaaaactgtgtactggaaagaaaaaaaagataaagagatGGAAGTTGAACCAAAGTTCAAGAAAATATGTGTGTTTTGTGGAAGTAGTGCTGGTAATAAAACCAGTTACAGAGATGCTGCTATCGAACTCGGAGCCGAACTG GTATCAAAAAATATCGATCTTGTCTATGGTGGAGGGAGCATTGGTTTAATGGGTTTGATTTCTCAAGCTGTTTACAATGGAGGTCGCCATGTCATCGG GGTTATCCCCAAGACACTAATGCCAAAAGAG ATAACAGGCGAGACAGTGGGAGAAGTGAAGGCAGTAGCAGACATGCACCAAAGGAAAGCTGAAATGGCTAAGCACTCTGATGCTTTTATTGCTTTGCCTG GTGGATATGGTACACTTGAAGAGCTTCTTGAAGTAATCACTTGGGCACAGCTTGGAATCCATGATAAACCA GTGGGACTATTGAATGTGGAAGGATACTACAATTCATTGTTATCGTTCATAGACAAAGCAGTGGAAGAAGGTTTCATTACACCAACTGCTCGTCATATCATTGTTTCTGCTCCTTCTGCAAAAGACCTTGTCAAGAAACTTGAG GAATATGTACCAAGGCATGAGAAGGTCGCCTCAAAGAAAAGTTGGGAGATGGAGCAAATTGGGCAGAGTCCCACTTGTCAAATCTCAAGATGA
- the LOC106396897 gene encoding uncharacterized protein LOC106396897 — MTSRRGPGTSPMSPPMPPGATGVASNGQASSSRSNSYPQMSLNAMFNAPARISQPHLHPDKLNGALWFSIDPSVGAFIRATWQGYYMGPWKSWRSVSDERRDSWWQTFVQNFYWEPQFNDLVYALWKKETWTSIGERISTKKRKNKQPKYINEKDWTTLMEYWTTEPAKKKSKKAAKSRKSDTVGKGVHKQNARPVGFARIEYNMTTETGELPSYTDLVRKTYTNKDGTFVDYRAEELVTKAEMEATQLSNTDGSPQSPSATSAPSRVLLNQAYLKNAKGKRGHVYGVGSAQYREHAPSARVPASLSRNLELELRVSGIETNLQSVTANVSSLKEDVATIKENVSTTMAAINVLIQTLRPQATPQQQVPSTQA; from the exons ATGACCTCAAGAAGAGGACCAGGGACATCTCCTATGTCTCCTCCAATGCCACCTGGTGCCACGGGAGTGGCTTCAAACGGACAAGCTTCATCCTCTCGTTCAAATAGCTATCCGCAAATGTCTCTCAATGCCATGTTCAATGCTCCTGCTAGGATATCCCAGCCACACCTCCATCCAGATAAACTCAATGGAGCTTTATG GTTCTCTATCGACCCATCAGTGGGTGCTTTCATCCGCGCAACATGGCAAGGATACTACATGGGGCCTTGGAAGAGTTGGAGGTCTGTCTCTGACGAAAGGAGGGATTCATGGTGGCAGACGTTTGTG CAAAATTTCTACTGGGAGCCTCAGTTTAATGACTTGGTGTATGCGCTGTGGAAAAAGGAAACATGGACATCGATTGGTGAAAGGATAAGCacgaagaagaggaaaaacaaGCAGCCAAAGTATATCAATGAGAAGGACTGGACTACACTTATGGAGTATTGGACCACAGAACCAGccaagaagaagagcaagaaagCTGCTAAGAGCCGCAAGTCTGACACAGTGGGTAAAGGAGTACACAAGCAAAATGCTAGACCTGTTGGTTTTGCAAGAATCGAATACAACATG aCGACTGAGACTGGTGAACTTCCATCCTACACAGACCTTGTAAGGAAGACATACACAAACAAGGATGGGACTTTTGTGGACTATCGTGCTGAAGAACTAGTTACTAAAGCTGAGATGGAAGCCACACAGCTCTCTAACACTGATGGATCACCACAGAGCCCATCAGCAACCTCAGCTCCTTCACGTGTCTTGTTAAACCAAGCTTATCTGAAG AATGCTAAGGGAAAGAGAGGGCATGTCTATGGAGTCGGCAGTGCCCAGTATAGGGAACATGCGCCATCTGCAAGAGTCCCAGCTTCTCTTTCCCGCAACCTGGAGCTCGAGTTGCGTGTGAGTGGAATTGAGACAAACTTGCAAAGTGTGACTGCTAATGTGAGTTCACTAAAGGAGGATGTGGCAACAATAAAGGAGAATGTCTCAACAACAATGGCTGCAATCAATGTGCTCATCCAAACACTTCGACCTCAAGCTACTCCTCAGCAACAAGTCCCTTCTACTCAGGCTTAA
- the LOC106392909 gene encoding uncharacterized protein LOC106392909, whose product MFFYFESREWMEQRIDPESNSVSEVFLGGIDAFIQFACNQADYKERQTLLCLCARCKNGKQRDAKVVARHLVLYGFKGNYYVWTSHGEKFYDVGESSGANHSASEEAMWENPTWNAHEDHYQGIPEVQADIAPPYMSEPIEETNVAEPYRDSVFEAFEAATQPLNEGCADGISYLSLASRMMKVKTYYNLAEACVDEISEVFRSMLSQPNKAPATYYETKKLTRALGLPVQKIDVCVKNCMLFWEGEDAKLERCRFYNEDRYYPNNRKGKKKPTQRMFYLPIADRLKRLYQLEESASNMRCHKEHVTSEGELHHPSDAIAWQHFNEVYPAFAAESRNIYLCLSTDGFNPIGMNGEAHSFWPVIVTPYNLPPGMCMKREFFYLSVLIPGPKHPRKSLDIYLQPLIEELQSLRKYGVEAYDISRKESFIMRAVLMWTISDFPTYGMLQVGQLMVGWHAHIVKMRLVHSC is encoded by the coding sequence atgtttttctaCTTTGAGTCGAGGGAATGGATGGAACAAAGGATTGATCCTGAAAGTAATTCCGTTTCAGAAGTGTTTCTCGGAGGGATTGATGCATTTATTCAATTTGCCTGTAATCAAGCAGATTACAAGGAGCGACAAACTTTATTGTGTCTGTGTGCTCGATGCAAAAATGGGAAGCAGCGGGATGCAAAAGTTGTCGCAAGACATCTAGTCTTATACGGTTTTAAGGGAAATTATTATGTTTGGACGAGTCATGGAGAAAAATTCTACGATGTTGGTGAGAGTTCCGGGGCGAATCATTCGGCAAGTGAAGAGGCGATGTGGGAGAATCCTACTTGGAATGCTCATGAAGATCACTATCAAGGTATTCCAGAAGTACAAGCAGACATTGCGCCACCATACATGTCGGAACCTATAGAAGAGACGAACGTAGCAGAGCCATATCGTGATAGTGTTTTTGAAGCATTTGAAGCAGCCACTCAACCTCTCAACGAAGGTTGCGCAGACGGAATATCTTACTTGTCTCTTGCTTCGCGGATGATGAAAGTGAAgacatattataatttggcgGAAGCTTGTGTAGATGAGATATCTGAAGTATTTAGAAGTATGCTTTCACAGCCAAATAAAGCTCCAGCAACGTATTACGAGACAAAGAAACTGACTCGAGCGCTTGGGTTACCCGTACAGAAGATTGATGTCTGTGTGAAGAATTGTATGTTATTTTGGGAAGGAGAAGATGCGAAGTTGGAACGTTGTCGGTTTTATAATGAAGATCGCTACTACCCGAACAATAGAAAAGGGAAAAAGAAACCAACACAGAGAATGTTTTACCTGCCTATTGCAGATCGTCTGAAACGTCTATACCAACTCGAGGAGTCAGCTTCCAATATGCGGTGTCATAAGGAACATGTGACTTCGGAGGGCGAATTGCATCACCCATCTGATGCCATAGCCTGGCAACACTTTAATGAGGTATATCCCGCATTTGCTGCTGAAAGCCGGAACATTTATCTATGCTTATCAACAGATGGGTTTAATCCGATTGGTATGAATGGCGAAGCACATTCCTTTTGGCCCGTTATTGTAACTCCATACAATTTACCTCCGGGAATGTGTATGAAAAGAGAATTCTTTTACCTTTCGGTGCTAATTCCTGGGCCTAAACATCCAAGGAAAAGCTTAGATATTTACCTTCAGCCGTTAATTGAAGAATTACAGAGTTTACGGAAGTATGGTGTGGAAGCATATGATATTTCAAGGAAAGAAAGTTTCATAATGCGAGCAGTGTTGATGTGGACGATAAGCGATTTTCCAACGTATGGCATGCTTCAGGTTGGACAACTCATGGTCGGTTGGCATgcccatattgtcaagatgagaCTGGTGCATTCTTGTTAG